A single region of the Lycium barbarum isolate Lr01 chromosome 2, ASM1917538v2, whole genome shotgun sequence genome encodes:
- the LOC132626687 gene encoding RING-H2 finger protein ATL2 → MGNDNPNLPDDPLVVDSSSKGGGYALSGKIMLSAIVILFAVVVFMVGLHLYARWYLLNQRRRDLVRRRRVHHRRTHIVFYVDNNNSGLTHANRGLEPAVLNSLPVFNYSNKTHTEPIDCAVCLSDLEENEKGRILPKCNHSFHLECIDMWFQSHSTCPLCRSPVEPVNEPDENRVDQVVAVTVNEPGELGEPGSSSGLCNSCQENSSVNNTTSLGGRRKGVDVRIDVPRRNNELLEEELEMGLRLSSPASQSRSPASRLLSLRRILSMNKKTPTGASSNSSGVGTSNCSAEFDLEIGEIAPVSSNYRSPRSHIGNVHNASHSQLSE, encoded by the coding sequence ATGGGTAATGATAACCCAAATTTGCCAGATGATCCATTGGTTGTTGACTCCTCATCCAAAGGAGGTGGCTATGCATTAAGTGGCAAAATAATGCTAAGTGCAATAGTCATCTTATTCGCTGTCGTTGTTTTCATGGTTGGTCTTCATTTATATGCACGTTGGTACCTTTTAAATCAACGGCGTCGTGATCTTGTTCGTCGACGTAGGGTTCACCATCGTCGTACACATATCGTGTTTTACGTCGATAATAATAACTCCGGTTTAACCCATGCAAACCGGGGTCTCGAACCGGCTGTTCTTAACTCCTTACCGGTTTTTAACTACTCCAACAAAACTCACACCGAACCGATTGACTGTGCTGTTTGTTTATCCGATCTCGAAGAAAACGAAAAGGGCAGGATTTTACCTAAGTGTAATCACTCTTTTCATTTGGAATGTATTGATATGTGGTTTCAATCTCATTCTACTTGCCCGCTTTGTCGGTCTCCGGTTGAGCCGGTTAACGAACCGGATGAAAACCGGGTTGATCAGGTGGTAGCTGTAACTGTCAATGAACCGGGTGAACTTGGTGAACCGGGTTCAAGTTCCGGTTTATGCAACTCTTGTCAGGAGAATAGTAGTGTTAATAATACGACGTCGTTGGGTGGAAGGAGAAAAGGAGTGGATGTAAGAATTGACGTGCCACGGAGGAATAACGAGTTATTGGAAGAGGAGTTGGAAATGGGACTCAGGCTGAGTTCACCAGCGAGTCAATCAAGATCACCCGCGAGTCGTTTATTGTCTTTGAGAAGGATACTCAGCATGAACAAGAAAACACCCACGGGAGCTAGTAGTAATTCATCCGGTGTCGGAACAAGTAATTGCTCAGCCGAGTTCGATTTAGAAATCGGGGAAATTGCCCCGGTGTCTAGCAATTACCGTTCACCTCGATCACATATCGGCAACGTTCATAATGCATCACATTCACAACTCAGTGAGTGA